Within the Streptomyces sp. R41 genome, the region CGGTCGACGGCAGGTTGTACGCGCTGTGCAGGTTGGCCGGGCTGAGGCCGGACACCGCGGCGGCGGCGTTCGGGGATATCGCCGCGGCCAGCTTCTGCTTGATGTCGGTGCGCCGCTGGGCGAAGCAGGCGGCGTGACCGGGGGTCGGAGTGCCGCACAGGTGCGTGGTGGGCACCTTCTGGCCGGCCTTGCCGGTCGAGTGCACGGCCTGCGCGGCGGGGGCCGTCAGGGCCTTCGCGTTCTGGGTGGCCCGGGAGACGTGCGAGGTGGGCGCTGTCTGCGCACCCGCCGGCGGGGCCGCGGCGAACCCGGCGACACCGAGGGCGAGGGCGGGGAGGGCGGCGGTCAGGAGTCTTCGCAGTCTCCGGGCGGGTCTGGCGGAGCGTGTCTCACGCATGGGGGTGCTGCCTCCATCGGTTTGAGGCCGGTGCCGCGCGGGCCGGGGTAGGGCCGTACGCGGCTCCACAGCCGGAAGTGGGGGTTCTCGGCGTTGCGTGGCGGGCCCGTGACGCGCGTAGCGCACGCACATTCAGGGAGTGTCATGGGCATGCCAATCGAGTCGCCCTGGCATGCCGCTGTGTGTGACATGTCAGGACGGCCAGAACCTAGCCGGGTCCGATGAGGCGCGGATAGCGGCGCCCGAAGAACTTTGCCGCTCCATAGGTGGTCCATGGACGGCCCATGGACGGTCCATGGACGAGACGCGGTGATGCCGGCCCGCGCACGCGGCCCGGCATCACCCTTGAGGTGTCGTCAGAAGTCCTCGTCGAGGTCGACGGTTCCCTCCACCGCGACCTGGTACGCGGACGGCCGCCGCTCGAAGAAGTTGGTCAGCTCCTGAACGCCCTGGAGCTCCATGAAGGAGAAGGGGTTCTCGGAGCCGTACACCGGCGCGAAGCCCAGTCGCTGCAGGCGCTGGTCGGCGACGCACTCCAGGTACTGGCGCATCGACTCGGTGTTCATGCCCGGCAGACCGTCACCGCACAGGTCGCGCGCGAACTGCAGCTCGGCCTCGACGGCTTCCCGCAGCATGTCCGTCACCTGCTGCTCGAGCAGATCGTCGAAGAGCTCCGGCTCCTCCTTGCGGACGGTGTCGACCACCTCGAAGGCGAAGGACATGTGCATCGTCTCGTCGCGGAACACCCAGTTGGTGCCCGTCGCCAGACCGTGCAGCAGACCCCGGCTGCGGAACCAGTAGACGTACGCGAAGGCCCCGTAGAAGAAGAGCCCCTCGATGCACGCGGCGAAGCAGATGAGGTTGAGCAGGAAGCGGCGGCGGTCGGCCTTCGTCTCCAGGCGGTCCAGCTTCTCCACCGAGTCCATCCACTTGAAGCAGAACTCGGCCTTCTCGCGGATGGAGGGGATGTTCTCGACGGCGTCGAAGGCCGCTGCCCTGTCCTCCGGGTCGGGCAGATAGGTGTCGAGCAGCGTCAAGTAGAACTGGACGTGCACGGCCTCCTCGAAGAGCTGCCGTGAGAGATACAGGCGCGCCTCGGGCGAGTTGATGTGCTTGTACAGCGTCAGCACCAGGTTGTTCGCCACGATCGAGTCGCCCGTCGCGAAGAACGCGACCAGGCGGCCGATCATGTGCTGCTCGCCCTGCGACAGCTTCGCCAGGTCGGCGACGTCCGAGTGGAGGTCGACCTCCTCGACGGTCCAGGTGTTCTTGATGGCGTCCCGGTAACGCTCGTAGAAGTCCGGGTAGCGCATGGGGCGGAGAGTCAGCTCGAAGCCCGGGTCGAGCAGGTTCTTGTCGGTGGAGCTCATTACTGGCAGGCCTCGCAGGACTCGGGGTTCTCAAGGGAGCAGGCGACGGCGTCTTCGTCGGGAGTCGCCTGTACGGGGATGGGGGTCCGGGTCTGCGCCTGGGCTTGTGCGGCCCGGGCGATCCGCGTCGCCGGGCGCGAGCGCAGGTAGTACGTCGTCTTCAGACCCGACTTCCAGGCGTACGCGTACATCGAGGAGAGCTTGCCGATGGTCGGCGTCTCCAGGAACAGGTTCAGCGACTGGGCCTGGTCCAGGAACGGGGTCCGGGCGGCGGCCATGTCGATCAGGCCGCGCTGCGGGATCTCCCACGCCGTGCGGTACAGGTCGCGCACGTCCTGCGGCACCCAAGTGAAGCCCTGCACCGAGCCGTTGGACTCGCGCAGCGCCTCCCGGGTCTGCGCGTCCCACACGCCGAGCCTCTTCAGCTCGTCCACCAGGTAGGAGTTGACCTGGAGGAACTCGCCGGAGAGCGTCTCGCGCTTGAAGAGGTTCGACACCTGCGGCTCGATGCACTCGTACACGCCCGCGATGGACGCGATCGTCGCGGTGGGCGCGATGGCGAGCAGGAGGGAGTTGCGCATCCCTGTTGTGGCGATACGTTCCCGCAGCGCCGCCCAGCGCTCCGGCCACGTCAGCTGCACGTCGAAGTGGTCGGGGTGGAGGACGCCGCGGGCCGTACGGGTCTTCTCCCAGGCCGGGAGCGGGCCGTTGCGCTCGGCGAGGTCGGTCGAGGCCTCGTACGCGGCGAGCATGATGCGCTCGGCGATGCGGGTGGACAGGGCGCGCGCCTCCGGCGAGTCGAACGGCAGACGCAGCTTGAAGAAGACGTCCTGGAGGCCCATCGCGCCGAGGCCCACCGGGCGCCACTTGGCGTTGGAGCGGCCCGCCTGCTCGGTCGGGTAGAAGTTGATGTCGACGACCCGGTCCAGGAAGGTGACGGCCGTGCGGACCGTCTCGTCCAGGCGGGCCCAGTCGATGTCCTTCCCGATGACGAAGGCGCCGAGGTTCACCGAACCGAGGTTGCAGACCGCCGTCTCGCCGTCGTCCGTGACCTCCAGGATCTCGGTGCACAGGTTCGAGGAGTGGACGGTGTGGCCCGGCTCCGCCGTCTGGTTGGCGGTTCGGTTCGCCGCGTCCTTGAACGTCATCCAGCCGTTGCCGGTCTGCGCCAGGGTGCGCATCATGCGGCCGTACAGGTCGCGGGCCGGGATGGTCTTCTTCGCGAGGCCCGCCTCCTCCGCCTTGCGGTACGCGGCGTCGAACTCGTCGCCCCACAGGTCGACCAGTTCCGGTACGTCGGAGGGGGAGAACAGGGACCAGATGCCGTTCTCGTTGACCCGGCGCATGAACTCGTCCGGGATCCAGTGCGCGAGGTTCAGGTTGTGCGTACGCCGGGCGTCTTCACCGGTGTTGTCGCGCAGTTCCAGGAACTCCTCGATGTCGGAGTGCCAGGTCTCCAGGTAGACCGCGGCCGCGCCCTTGCGCCGGCCGCCCTGGTTCACAGCGGCGACCGAGGCGTCGAGGGTCTTCAGGAACGGGACGATGCCGTTGGAGTGCCCGTTCGTGCCGCGGATGAGGGAGCCGCGGGAACGGATCCGGCTGTACGACAGGCCGATGCCGCCCGCGTGCTTCGAGAGGCGCGCGACCTGGTGGTAGCGGTCGTAGATGGAGTCCAGCTCGTCCAGCGGGGAGTCGAGGAGGTAGCAGGACGACATCTGCGGGTGCCGCGTACCGGAGTTGAAGAGCGTGGGGGAGGAGGGGAGGTAGTCGAGGCGGCTCATGAGCCTGTAGAGCGCGGCGACTTCGTCCACGGATCGGGAGGTGTCGTCCTCGGCGAGGCCGCACGCCACCCGGAGCATGAAGTGCTGGGGCGTCTCGATGACCTGGCGGGTGATCGGGTGCCGGAGCAGGTAGCGGCTGTGCAGGGTGCGCAGGCCGAAGTAGCCGAAGCGGTCGTCGGCGTGCACGTCGATCAGTTCGTCCAGGCGGGCCGTGTGCAGCCGTACGAACTCCGCCGTGCGGTCGGCGATCAGGCCCTCGCGGTGGCCGGTGGTGATGGACTCGGAGAAGGATCGCACGCCCTGCGAGGCGGCCTCCGCCGCGATGCTGATCGTCAGCAGGCGGGCGGCGAGGCGTGAGTACGCCGGGTCCTCGGAGATGAGGCCCGCGGCGGCCTCGGTGGCCAGTTCGCGCAGCTCCGCAGTGATCTCGGCGGCCCCACGAGCGGACCGCCCCCGCAGCGCGGCGGCTGCGACCCGGCCGGGGTCGGCGTCGGGGAGGTCGACGGTGAGGTCGGTCAGGGTACGCAGCAGCGTGGTACCGGGACCGTCCGTCTCCACCGGGGTCTCCGCCGGGGCCTGCTTCGCGGATGCGGAAGCCGGAACTGAAGCCGGGTCGGTTGGCGCGATGGTCACTTGGGGCTCTCCCTCGCTCGGCACGGGGCCTGTTGGGGAGGAGCGGGGCACACGGGGGCGCTCGTGGGCAGCAGCACACCGCGTCCACCGGCCCATTCCGCGAGGCCCGGACGTCGTCGGCGCCCGGGCCGGGTGGCCGGGGCGCGCTGTCGGCAGGTCCTCGGACTGAAACTCGTACGCGGTTGTGCGGGGCACGAACACGTACAAGTACACCGTTGCGGGACAGTTCCGGATTCGCACCGGATTCCCCTGCGGCGACAGCGAGCATGAGCATACATCTTGTGCCGGGCTGCGGGAGCACCCCCACATGTTGTGTCGCGTCGGCGTCGGGGAGTGCTACGGAGTGTGCTGGAGCGTCAACTCGTAGGTGAGCAGCATGATGTCGTCGATGTCCGGGATGGGGTTCCAGTCGCGGTCGGGGGTGCGGGTGAAGCCGAGGCGTTCGTAGATGCGGTGGGCTGCGTGCATCGTGCGCTGAGTGGAGAGGACGATGCGTACGCAGCCCTCCGTGGCGCGTGCGCGGTCGAGGCAGGCGCGGACCAGGGCCTCGCCCGCGCCTCTGCCGCGGGCCTCGGGTGCGACCGCGAGCATGCGGATCTCGGCCTCGCCCTGGCGGGCTATGTCGGCCAGGGGGCCGCCGTGCGGGACGAAGGTCACGCCGCCCAGTACGCGGTCGTGGGCCACCGCGACGAGTACGTCCGCGGCGGCGGCCCGCTTGGCCACGTCCCGCAGCTCTCCGAGGTACTCGTCGCTCTCCCCGAAGTCGAGCAGGCCATCGCCTAGGTAGGCCTGCGCGGTGATCTCGCCGACGGTGGGGTACTCCTCGGGCTGTGCCCGTCTGATGAGGATGTCCATGCGGGGAGTGTGCCGGACGGGTACGGCAACGGGCCGCCGGATTTGTGCGGCGGCCCGTCTTGTGGTGCCTGCCTGTGCCTGCGTCTGCGGTCGGTGGGTGCGTTCGCGTCTGCGGTCGGTGCCTGTGTACTGCGTCTGCGGCCGGTGGGTGCGTCTGCGCCTTTGCGCCGGTGGGTGGGTCGGGGCCGTGCCGGTACATCCGCCCCGTCGCCGGTGGCAGATCGCTTGCCTTTACAGCTCTGCCTGTTGGCAACCACGTAAGCGACGGGGCATGTGATGTACCGGCACGGCCCCTTCCGTGCGTGGGCGAGTGCGGGCCGTCCCGTCCTAGCTGCGGGCATGCGTGCCGCGACGGGCGGTGCCCCCCGCCCTTCCCAGCTGCGGGCGTGCGTGCCGCGATGGGCGGCAGCTCACCTGCCCTTCCCGGCTGCGGGCAATCGTGCCGCTGGGGCGGCACGGGTGGGCGCAGCAGCACCTTGTCAGCGCCGGTCAGCGCGCCCACCCGAGCTCGGCCCCGGTGCCGGGTGCCTAGTGGGTGGCGCCCGCGGTGGCCGGGGGCAGTTCCGCCTGTACGCCGGGGTCGCCCGCGTCCGCCGTGTAGTCCTCGGGGGACGTCTCGTCGATGCCCTCGGGGGCCTTGAACGCACGGAGGGCGAAGGTGAGGACGACGGTCACGACGACGTTGAGTATGAACGCCGTGAGGCCGATGTAGCCGATCTCCCCGATCCCGGGGATCTCCTTCGCGCTGCCGCCGAAGTGCTTCTGCGTCGGGGAGGCGACCCCGTACGCCGCGAGCGTGCCGTAGAGCATGCCGACGGCCCAGCCCGCGAGGAGCGCCCAGCGGTGGAACCAGCGGGTGAACAGGCCGCCGACCAGGGCCGGGAAGGTCTGCAGGATCCAAATGCCGCCGAGGAGCTGGAAGTTGATCGCGACTGTTTTGTCCATCGTCAGGACGAAGACCAGCGCGCCCACCTTCACCAGGAGCGAGACCAGCTTGGAGACCTTGGTCTCCTGCTGGGGGGTCGCGTCGGGCTTGATGAAGTCCTTGTAGATGTTGCGCGTGAAGAGGTTCGCGGCCGCGATGGACATGATGGCGGCGGGGACAAGCGCTCCGATGCCGATGGCGGCGAAGGCCACGCCCGCGAACCAGTCCGGGAACATGGTCTCGAAGAGCTGGGGGATGGCGAGTTGGCCGTTCGTGACCTTCACTCCGGCCGCGATCGCCATGAACCCGAGCAGGGCGAGCAGGCCCAGCATCAGGGAGTAGAGCGGGAGGATCGTGGTGTTGCGGCGGATGACGTTGCGGCTGCGGCTCGACAGCGTCGCCGTGATCGAGTGCGGGTACATGAAGAGTGCCAGTGCCGAGCCGAGTGCCAGGGTGGCGTACGTCCACTGGCCCGCTTCGGCGGGGACGATTCCGCCCGCGCCCGCCGCCGTGTACTTGTCGCTCGCCGCCTTGAAGATCTCGTCGAACCCGCCCAGCTTGATCGGGATGTAGATGATGGCCACCGCGATCACGATGTAGATCAGGGTGTCCTTCACGAACGCGATCAGGGCGGGGGCGCGCAGGCCCGAGGAGTAGGTGTACGCGGCCAGTACGCCGAAGGCGATGAGGAGCGGGAGGTCCTTCACGAACCAGTTCGTGTTCTCGCCGCCGCCCACGCCCATCACGTCCAGGACGGCCTGGATGCCGACCAGTTGAAGCGCGATGTACGGCATGGTGGCCAGGATGCCGGTGACGGCCACGGCGAGGGACAGACCCTTGGAGCCGAAGCGGCCGCGCACGAAGTCCGACGTCGTCACGTATCCGTGCTTGTGCGAGACAGACCAGAGGCGGGGGAGGAAGGTGAAGATCAGCGGGTACACCAGGATCGTGTACGGCACCGCGAAGAAGCCGGCCGCGCCCGCCGCGTAGATCGCGGCCGGTACGGCGACGAAGGTGTACGCCGTGTAGAGGTCGCCGCCGAGCAGGAACCAGGTGATCCAGGTGCCGAACGACCGTCCGCCCAGGCCCCATTCGTCGAGGCTGTGTTCGTCGTCGGCCCTGCGCCAGCGCGCGGCCAGGAAGCCCATGACCGTGACGGCCAGGAAGAAGAAGATGAAGACGGCGAGTGCCACGCCGTTCACGCCGTCCTTCATGCTTCGGCACCGCCCTTCGTGGTGGCGCGGGCGCGCTGGTCACGCTGCCAGAGCTTGTAGGCGATCATCGTCAGTACCGTGGAGATGAGCACCCACAGCA harbors:
- a CDS encoding ribonucleotide-diphosphate reductase subunit beta, with protein sequence MSSTDKNLLDPGFELTLRPMRYPDFYERYRDAIKNTWTVEEVDLHSDVADLAKLSQGEQHMIGRLVAFFATGDSIVANNLVLTLYKHINSPEARLYLSRQLFEEAVHVQFYLTLLDTYLPDPEDRAAAFDAVENIPSIREKAEFCFKWMDSVEKLDRLETKADRRRFLLNLICFAACIEGLFFYGAFAYVYWFRSRGLLHGLATGTNWVFRDETMHMSFAFEVVDTVRKEEPELFDDLLEQQVTDMLREAVEAELQFARDLCGDGLPGMNTESMRQYLECVADQRLQRLGFAPVYGSENPFSFMELQGVQELTNFFERRPSAYQVAVEGTVDLDEDF
- a CDS encoding ribonucleoside-diphosphate reductase subunit alpha — translated: METDGPGTTLLRTLTDLTVDLPDADPGRVAAAALRGRSARGAAEITAELRELATEAAAGLISEDPAYSRLAARLLTISIAAEAASQGVRSFSESITTGHREGLIADRTAEFVRLHTARLDELIDVHADDRFGYFGLRTLHSRYLLRHPITRQVIETPQHFMLRVACGLAEDDTSRSVDEVAALYRLMSRLDYLPSSPTLFNSGTRHPQMSSCYLLDSPLDELDSIYDRYHQVARLSKHAGGIGLSYSRIRSRGSLIRGTNGHSNGIVPFLKTLDASVAAVNQGGRRKGAAAVYLETWHSDIEEFLELRDNTGEDARRTHNLNLAHWIPDEFMRRVNENGIWSLFSPSDVPELVDLWGDEFDAAYRKAEEAGLAKKTIPARDLYGRMMRTLAQTGNGWMTFKDAANRTANQTAEPGHTVHSSNLCTEILEVTDDGETAVCNLGSVNLGAFVIGKDIDWARLDETVRTAVTFLDRVVDINFYPTEQAGRSNAKWRPVGLGAMGLQDVFFKLRLPFDSPEARALSTRIAERIMLAAYEASTDLAERNGPLPAWEKTRTARGVLHPDHFDVQLTWPERWAALRERIATTGMRNSLLLAIAPTATIASIAGVYECIEPQVSNLFKRETLSGEFLQVNSYLVDELKRLGVWDAQTREALRESNGSVQGFTWVPQDVRDLYRTAWEIPQRGLIDMAAARTPFLDQAQSLNLFLETPTIGKLSSMYAYAWKSGLKTTYYLRSRPATRIARAAQAQAQTRTPIPVQATPDEDAVACSLENPESCEACQ
- a CDS encoding GNAT family N-acetyltransferase, with amino-acid sequence MDILIRRAQPEEYPTVGEITAQAYLGDGLLDFGESDEYLGELRDVAKRAAAADVLVAVAHDRVLGGVTFVPHGGPLADIARQGEAEIRMLAVAPEARGRGAGEALVRACLDRARATEGCVRIVLSTQRTMHAAHRIYERLGFTRTPDRDWNPIPDIDDIMLLTYELTLQHTP
- the mctP gene encoding monocarboxylate uptake permease MctP, producing MKDGVNGVALAVFIFFFLAVTVMGFLAARWRRADDEHSLDEWGLGGRSFGTWITWFLLGGDLYTAYTFVAVPAAIYAAGAAGFFAVPYTILVYPLIFTFLPRLWSVSHKHGYVTTSDFVRGRFGSKGLSLAVAVTGILATMPYIALQLVGIQAVLDVMGVGGGENTNWFVKDLPLLIAFGVLAAYTYSSGLRAPALIAFVKDTLIYIVIAVAIIYIPIKLGGFDEIFKAASDKYTAAGAGGIVPAEAGQWTYATLALGSALALFMYPHSITATLSSRSRNVIRRNTTILPLYSLMLGLLALLGFMAIAAGVKVTNGQLAIPQLFETMFPDWFAGVAFAAIGIGALVPAAIMSIAAANLFTRNIYKDFIKPDATPQQETKVSKLVSLLVKVGALVFVLTMDKTVAINFQLLGGIWILQTFPALVGGLFTRWFHRWALLAGWAVGMLYGTLAAYGVASPTQKHFGGSAKEIPGIGEIGYIGLTAFILNVVVTVVLTFALRAFKAPEGIDETSPEDYTADAGDPGVQAELPPATAGATH